In one window of Polaromonas naphthalenivorans CJ2 DNA:
- the ahpC gene encoding alkyl hydroperoxide reductase subunit C codes for MSLINTEIIPFKATAYHNGKFVPVSNDDFKGKWSVVVFYPADFTFVCPTELGDLADHYPEFQKLGVEVYSVSTDTHFTHKAWHDTSETIAKVTYPMIGDPSGKLTRAFEVMIEEGDDAGLAYRGTFVIDPEGKIKTIEVHDNGIGRDAAELLRRVKAAQYVAAHPGEVCPAKWSEGAETLKPSFDLVGKI; via the coding sequence ATGTCCCTGATCAACACCGAAATCATCCCTTTCAAAGCCACCGCCTACCACAACGGCAAGTTTGTACCCGTCAGCAATGACGACTTCAAGGGCAAATGGTCCGTCGTCGTGTTTTACCCGGCCGACTTCACCTTCGTGTGCCCGACCGAACTCGGCGACCTGGCCGACCACTACCCTGAATTCCAGAAGCTGGGTGTCGAGGTGTACAGCGTATCGACCGATACCCACTTCACCCACAAGGCCTGGCACGACACATCCGAGACCATCGCCAAGGTGACCTACCCGATGATCGGCGACCCGAGCGGCAAGCTGACGCGCGCTTTCGAAGTCATGATCGAGGAAGGCGACGACGCCGGCCTGGCTTACCGCGGCACCTTCGTCATCGATCCAGAAGGCAAGATCAAGACCATTGAAGTGCACGACAACGGCATTGGCCGCGACGCCGCCGAACTGCTGCGCCGCGTCAAGGCTGCGCAATATGTAGCCGCCCATCCCGGTGAAGTCTGCCCCGCCAAATGGAGCGAAGGCGCTGAAACGCTCAAGCCTTCGTTCGACCTGGTCGGCAAGATCTAA
- the ahpF gene encoding alkyl hydroperoxide reductase subunit F, translating into MLDASTKAQLKSYLDRATQPIEIVASLDAGKASGELQSLLKDIADSSALVKVSESRDDNHRKPSFSINRPGENHGPRFAGLPMGHEFTSLILALLQVGGYPPKVDEAVLEQIRALDGDFEFEIYVSLTCHSCPDVVQALNLMAVQNPRIKNTMIDGALFQDEVKERQIMAVPTVFLNGAEFSQGRMSLEEILAKIDTSGVERESKKIAAKAPFDVLIVGGGPAGAAAAVYAARKGIRTGVVSERFGGQVLDTLGIDNFISVQHTEGPQFAAALEQHVRDYEVDIMNLQRARALLPTTDAGHALLEIQLESGASLRARSVIIATGARWRNINVPGEHEYKNKGVAYCPHCDGPLFKGKRVAVIGGGNSGVEAAIDLAGIVGHVTLIEFDSVLRADAVLQRKLHSLKNVTVFTHAQTTEITGDSQKVNGLIYKDRSTSELHKVELEGVFIQIGLVPNTDWLKGTVELSRHGEIVVDARGQTSVPGVFAAGDATTVPFKQIIIAAGDGAKAALSAFDHLIRTPAPVLEMETALAD; encoded by the coding sequence ATGCTCGACGCCAGCACGAAAGCCCAATTGAAAAGCTACCTCGACCGGGCCACACAACCGATCGAAATCGTCGCCTCGCTCGACGCTGGCAAGGCGTCGGGCGAGTTGCAGTCGCTGCTGAAGGACATCGCCGACTCCTCCGCGCTGGTGAAGGTCAGCGAAAGCCGCGACGACAATCACCGCAAACCGTCCTTCTCGATCAATCGCCCGGGTGAAAATCACGGTCCGCGTTTTGCCGGGCTGCCGATGGGCCACGAGTTCACGTCGCTGATCCTGGCCTTGCTGCAAGTTGGCGGCTACCCGCCGAAGGTGGACGAAGCGGTCCTGGAGCAGATCCGCGCGCTCGATGGCGACTTCGAGTTCGAGATCTATGTCTCGCTGACCTGCCACAGCTGCCCCGACGTGGTGCAGGCGCTAAACCTGATGGCGGTGCAGAACCCGCGCATCAAAAACACCATGATTGACGGGGCGCTGTTCCAGGACGAGGTCAAGGAACGCCAGATCATGGCCGTGCCGACCGTTTTCCTCAACGGCGCCGAATTCAGCCAGGGCCGCATGAGCCTGGAAGAAATCCTGGCCAAGATCGACACCAGCGGCGTCGAGCGCGAATCAAAGAAAATCGCCGCCAAGGCCCCGTTTGACGTACTCATCGTCGGCGGCGGCCCGGCCGGCGCGGCGGCTGCGGTGTACGCAGCGCGCAAAGGCATCCGCACTGGCGTGGTGTCGGAACGCTTCGGCGGCCAGGTGCTCGACACGCTGGGCATCGACAATTTCATTTCAGTCCAGCATACCGAAGGCCCGCAGTTCGCAGCCGCGCTTGAACAGCATGTGCGCGACTACGAGGTGGACATCATGAACCTGCAGCGCGCCAGGGCGCTGCTTCCCACCACCGATGCCGGCCATGCGCTGCTTGAAATCCAGCTTGAAAGCGGCGCGTCCTTGAGGGCCAGATCGGTCATCATCGCCACCGGAGCGCGCTGGCGCAACATCAACGTGCCCGGCGAGCACGAATACAAGAACAAGGGCGTGGCCTACTGCCCGCATTGCGACGGACCGCTTTTCAAGGGCAAGCGCGTGGCGGTGATTGGCGGCGGCAATTCAGGCGTCGAGGCGGCGATTGACCTGGCAGGCATCGTCGGCCATGTCACGCTGATTGAATTCGATAGCGTGCTGCGCGCCGATGCCGTACTGCAACGCAAGCTGCACAGCCTGAAGAACGTGACGGTGTTCACCCATGCCCAGACCACCGAGATCACCGGCGACAGCCAGAAGGTCAACGGGCTGATCTACAAGGATCGTTCAACAAGCGAATTGCACAAGGTCGAACTCGAAGGCGTGTTCATCCAGATCGGCCTGGTTCCCAACACCGACTGGCTCAAGGGCACGGTCGAGCTGTCAAGGCACGGCGAAATCGTGGTCGATGCCAGGGGCCAGACCTCGGTGCCCGGCGTGTTCGCGGCGGGTGATGCGACAACCGTGCCCTTCAAGCAGATCATCATTGCGGCCGGTGATGGCGCCAAGGCGGCGTTGAGCGCGTTTGACCACCTGATCCGGACGCCGGCGCCCGTGCTTGAAATGGAAACCGCGCTGGCCGACTGA
- a CDS encoding antibiotic biosynthesis monooxygenase family protein, producing the protein MFIAMNRFRIAPGREAEFIEVWRQRDSRLAEVPGFQRFNLLQGPGDAQATVFVSHSTWESAAAFEAWTRSESFRAAHASAGQQRGLYLGPPQFEGFEAVL; encoded by the coding sequence ATGTTTATCGCCATGAACCGTTTTCGCATCGCTCCAGGCCGCGAGGCCGAATTCATCGAAGTCTGGCGCCAGCGCGACAGCCGGCTGGCCGAGGTGCCGGGCTTTCAGCGCTTCAACCTGCTGCAAGGGCCAGGCGATGCGCAGGCCACGGTGTTTGTCTCGCACTCCACCTGGGAAAGCGCCGCCGCGTTCGAGGCCTGGACCCGTTCCGAATCCTTCCGCGCCGCCCATGCCAGCGCGGGCCAGCAGCGCGGCCTGTACCTCGGGCCGCCGCAGTTCGAGGGCTTTGAGGCGGTGCTTTAG
- a CDS encoding glutathione S-transferase family protein → MTLKFYMTPGSCTTGIHILLEELELPFEVTIVNMPAGDHRRPEYLALNPKGTIPTLVQGDGQALTEFQAIAYWLARRYPRKRLLPDDPLQAAQALELMDYVVGTVHGQGYTRIFTTDRYLPAGLDGPLLAQWQQGIQARGREIIAEAFAVIEARLPEAGYACGADFSIADAALFYVEFWADKTGLALPPRCAAHYQRVRARPVVQRVLREEGYR, encoded by the coding sequence ATGACCCTGAAGTTCTACATGACGCCCGGCTCCTGCACGACCGGCATCCACATCCTGCTCGAAGAGCTGGAGCTGCCGTTTGAAGTCACCATCGTGAACATGCCGGCCGGCGACCATCGCCGCCCCGAGTACCTGGCGCTCAACCCGAAAGGCACGATTCCAACGCTGGTGCAGGGCGATGGGCAGGCGCTGACCGAGTTCCAGGCCATTGCCTACTGGCTGGCGCGCCGCTATCCGCGCAAGCGCCTGCTGCCCGACGACCCGCTGCAGGCCGCGCAGGCCCTGGAGCTGATGGACTACGTGGTGGGCACGGTGCATGGCCAGGGCTACACGCGGATTTTCACCACCGACCGTTATCTGCCTGCGGGGCTGGACGGGCCGTTGCTGGCGCAATGGCAGCAGGGGATTCAGGCACGCGGACGCGAGATCATTGCCGAGGCGTTTGCCGTGATCGAAGCGCGTCTGCCCGAGGCCGGTTACGCCTGCGGCGCCGATTTCTCGATAGCCGACGCAGCGCTGTTTTATGTCGAGTTCTGGGCCGACAAGACCGGCCTGGCCTTGCCGCCGCGCTGCGCCGCGCATTACCAGCGGGTGCGCGCCCGGCCGGTGGTGCAGCGCGTGCTGCGCGAAGAAGGCTACCGCTGA
- a CDS encoding CapA family protein has product MKAGFRHWISALCLACCPLAFAAGAPDPVSLVFAGDIVLDDSAGEMIERGQDPFAGLAAVFGGADIRIGNLECVIATTGSAGDKNYTFRAHPRTLPVLKRHFDALALANNHSGDFGREAFAQMLGLLKQSGLAQFGGGIDLSQAHTPLIIERKGLRIALLGYSEFMPRSFEADYNAPGIAWSEDEQVVADIRKARTVYKADLVIPVMHWGWENEPTSNARQRHLARLMIDAGADVVIGGHPHVTQEIEHYQGKPIIYSVGNFVMKETDNANQRRGWVLRLQLDKQGVSSFDTVVVQISLEGIPQPDRDAASPCWSRGDTGLRLCRNPD; this is encoded by the coding sequence GTGAAAGCCGGTTTTCGTCATTGGATCAGTGCCTTGTGCCTGGCCTGCTGTCCGCTGGCTTTTGCCGCTGGCGCGCCCGACCCGGTCAGCCTGGTGTTTGCGGGCGATATCGTGCTTGATGACTCGGCCGGCGAGATGATCGAGCGGGGACAAGACCCGTTTGCCGGCCTGGCCGCTGTCTTTGGGGGGGCCGACATCCGCATTGGCAATCTTGAATGCGTGATCGCCACCACCGGCTCGGCGGGCGACAAGAACTACACCTTTCGCGCGCATCCACGCACCCTGCCCGTTCTCAAGCGGCACTTTGACGCGCTCGCGCTGGCCAACAACCATTCCGGCGATTTCGGCCGCGAGGCTTTTGCGCAAATGCTTGGCTTGCTCAAGCAATCGGGCCTGGCCCAATTCGGCGGCGGGATTGACCTGTCGCAAGCGCATACCCCGCTCATCATTGAACGCAAGGGACTGCGCATTGCCCTGCTGGGCTACAGCGAGTTCATGCCGCGCAGCTTTGAGGCCGACTACAACGCGCCCGGCATCGCCTGGAGCGAGGATGAACAGGTCGTGGCCGACATCAGGAAGGCGCGCACGGTTTACAAGGCCGACCTGGTGATCCCGGTGATGCACTGGGGCTGGGAAAACGAGCCGACATCAAACGCCCGCCAGCGCCATCTGGCCCGGCTCATGATTGATGCAGGCGCCGATGTGGTGATTGGCGGGCATCCGCATGTCACGCAGGAGATCGAGCATTACCAGGGCAAACCCATCATCTACAGCGTGGGCAATTTCGTCATGAAGGAAACCGACAACGCAAATCAGCGGCGCGGCTGGGTGCTGCGGCTGCAACTGGACAAACAGGGCGTGAGCAGCTTTGACACCGTTGTTGTGCAGATCAGCCTGGAAGGCATCCCGCAACCAGACCGCGATGCCGCCAGCCCATGCTGGAGCCGTGGAGATACGGGCCTGCGGCTATGCCGGAATCCGGACTGA
- a CDS encoding DEAD/DEAH box helicase: MPFSSLGFSPALLPVLLRAIAEKGYLAPTAIQAAAIPAILQGRDIVGSAQTGSGKTAAFALPLLHQLAQAPADAKRRIRGLVLVPTRELAAQVGEAIVSLANYLPQRVKVAVVFGGVSINPQMMNLRGGADIIVATPGRLIDLIDHNALKLDQVGMLVLDEADRLLDLGFGEELGRILALLPAQRQSLFFSATFPPAIEALAAGMLTDPLRIEVEAVKQAEPEIVQRAIEVDPSRRTQLLRHLAQTEKWSRVLVFVATKHAAEIVADKLRKADIEAEPFHGELSQGKRNQVLQDFKAKLLQVVVATDVAARGIDIAQLPVVVNYDLPRSSVDYIHRIGRTGRAGETGIAISFVSAETEAHFKLIEKRQKMSVPREQVAGFEPVEVQIPNAADPAGTGGIKGKRPSKKDKLRALAAGK; the protein is encoded by the coding sequence ATGCCATTTTCATCACTCGGCTTTTCGCCGGCCCTGCTGCCTGTCCTGCTGCGCGCCATCGCCGAAAAAGGCTACCTTGCGCCGACCGCCATCCAGGCAGCGGCGATTCCCGCCATCCTGCAAGGCCGCGACATCGTCGGTTCGGCCCAGACCGGCTCCGGCAAGACCGCCGCCTTCGCCCTGCCGCTGCTGCATCAACTGGCCCAGGCGCCGGCTGATGCCAAGCGACGCATTCGCGGCCTGGTGCTGGTGCCGACGCGCGAACTGGCGGCGCAGGTGGGCGAGGCCATCGTCAGCCTGGCCAACTACCTGCCGCAGCGCGTCAAGGTGGCGGTGGTGTTCGGCGGCGTGTCGATCAATCCGCAAATGATGAACCTGCGCGGCGGCGCCGACATCATCGTTGCCACGCCAGGCCGGTTGATCGACCTGATCGACCACAACGCGCTGAAGCTCGACCAGGTCGGCATGCTGGTGCTCGATGAGGCCGACCGCCTGCTCGACCTGGGTTTTGGCGAGGAACTGGGCCGCATCCTGGCCTTGCTGCCGGCGCAGCGCCAGAGCCTGTTTTTCTCGGCCACCTTTCCACCCGCGATTGAAGCGCTGGCCGCCGGCATGCTGACGGACCCCTTGCGCATTGAAGTCGAAGCGGTAAAGCAGGCCGAGCCCGAGATCGTGCAGCGCGCCATTGAAGTGGACCCGAGCCGGCGCACCCAGCTGCTGCGCCACTTGGCGCAGACCGAAAAATGGAGCCGGGTGCTGGTGTTCGTGGCGACCAAGCATGCCGCCGAGATCGTCGCCGACAAGCTGCGCAAGGCCGACATCGAAGCCGAACCCTTTCATGGCGAACTGAGCCAGGGAAAACGCAACCAGGTGCTGCAGGATTTCAAGGCAAAGCTGCTGCAGGTGGTGGTGGCCACCGATGTGGCGGCGCGCGGCATTGACATTGCCCAATTGCCGGTCGTGGTCAATTACGACTTGCCGCGTTCATCAGTAGATTACATACATCGCATTGGCCGCACCGGCCGGGCCGGCGAAACCGGCATCGCCATCAGCTTTGTCAGCGCCGAGACCGAAGCGCACTTCAAGTTGATTGAAAAGCGTCAAAAGATGAGCGTGCCGCGTGAACAGGTCGCGGGGTTTGAGCCGGTCGAGGTGCAGATTCCGAATGCCGCCGATCCGGCGGGGACGGGCGGCATCAAGGGCAAGCGGCCCAGCAAAAAGGACAAGCTGCGGGCACTCGCCGCCGGAAAATAA
- a CDS encoding pentapeptide repeat-containing protein codes for MTRWAAGFLGAMFLSLLTSCGGSDTPAPSSDTSTASLAVAKINAAQGVLELPLLQSGNALYADVRIGFSPDGTFRLLSWRPAKTASRPADAVLQPQTALADLQASAATLQLDIRRLHMDASVYEAVTVELQNGRWRYPQPLVPATTLTSSDLRANPALFAKDHQLMVISSAPGHAEVFALRLENRNYRFCMDAQDDGADSIALLDAQGAELLSVRAGGPCAAYAAEQGLYKVRHTYGGTGASRTVFMRQRLPASPPLTQPPSGRPALHDAGQEEYWGVLASFLDPATQRVTSSGFLGLQMFPVSESLPYCVVGQINARTQATSRNDDAFLEAKQLFDGLNFFKRINDSQGNAATLGGSFSLAPLECAGGTNFGMFQISSLGVQTSYPFPIPMVSFYKEGAAPAPAYPILIDGFSAARNTFTLKGSVFGLPVSPLGFPRGTRSLGIDPPGGLQMLTPDLVSAFLPEYRTVLRYRPGGFPGNTLPSQGQVALFNSRDCSGAAMVVDNYDLPGIMAGGPLGDFDGSLLLGSATSATVYSAMSKNGEHQKLDRSGCIVAGWGSSGWKAASLAINVDTIEMVISGNCEQCNLAGIDLTGRSLRNVKLYGANLNNSHLNNSDLSGADLRYASLQGTQLPNANLDAANLCAANLNAAPSSAGSSNVAANLNGAYLRNAYLYGSNMAGANFSNASFFSTSAGACQSTACGSYQKPACASAFGATLESTRFSNAYLVGVDMGNVAGSAADFNHAVLSGASFRNATLTPDFNGTAVNFGNAFLQGADFTGANLVSAIFTNAYVDTAPNGGCMQFELGAAYTSFPGFSVPTPPGSATCARAASPAPTCVQFTYNRPTILSAQVDPPTTPLSQAIPRNSSCFDAAPLCGDAFTGVGPNTCWSTP; via the coding sequence ATGACACGCTGGGCTGCAGGATTCCTCGGGGCGATGTTCCTGTCACTGCTCACCTCGTGCGGCGGCAGCGACACGCCGGCGCCCTCCTCCGACACGTCCACGGCCAGCCTTGCCGTGGCAAAGATCAACGCAGCGCAAGGCGTGCTTGAATTGCCATTGCTGCAATCGGGCAATGCGCTGTATGCCGATGTGCGCATCGGTTTTTCACCCGACGGGACGTTCAGGCTGCTGTCCTGGCGGCCGGCCAAAACCGCTTCACGCCCTGCCGATGCGGTGCTGCAGCCGCAAACGGCGCTGGCGGACCTGCAAGCCTCTGCAGCAACCCTGCAACTGGACATACGCCGGCTGCACATGGATGCCTCGGTCTACGAGGCGGTGACCGTTGAACTTCAAAACGGCCGCTGGCGCTACCCGCAGCCGCTGGTGCCGGCAACGACGCTGACCTCCAGCGACCTGCGCGCCAATCCGGCGCTTTTCGCCAAGGATCACCAGCTGATGGTGATTTCATCGGCACCCGGCCATGCCGAGGTGTTTGCGCTGCGGCTGGAAAACCGCAACTACCGTTTTTGCATGGATGCGCAGGACGATGGCGCCGACTCCATCGCCCTGCTTGACGCGCAAGGCGCTGAATTGCTGAGCGTGCGCGCAGGCGGGCCGTGTGCGGCCTACGCGGCAGAGCAAGGTCTGTACAAGGTTCGCCACACTTACGGCGGCACAGGCGCCAGCAGAACGGTCTTCATGCGCCAGCGCCTGCCAGCCAGCCCACCCTTGACGCAGCCGCCCAGCGGGCGGCCAGCGCTGCACGATGCCGGGCAGGAAGAGTACTGGGGCGTGCTTGCCAGCTTTCTTGACCCGGCCACGCAGCGGGTGACCAGCAGCGGTTTTCTGGGCCTGCAAATGTTCCCCGTTTCCGAATCCTTGCCGTATTGCGTCGTGGGCCAGATCAATGCGCGAACGCAAGCGACCTCGCGCAACGACGACGCTTTCCTTGAGGCAAAACAGCTGTTCGACGGACTCAATTTCTTCAAGCGCATCAACGACAGCCAGGGAAATGCGGCAACGCTTGGAGGCTCCTTTTCCTTGGCACCACTCGAATGCGCTGGCGGCACGAATTTCGGCATGTTCCAGATCAGTTCGCTGGGGGTGCAAACCAGCTACCCGTTTCCGATTCCCATGGTTTCCTTTTACAAGGAGGGCGCCGCGCCTGCCCCGGCCTATCCGATACTGATTGACGGTTTTTCCGCCGCGCGCAACACCTTCACCCTGAAGGGTTCGGTTTTCGGCCTGCCGGTTTCGCCCCTGGGATTTCCTCGCGGCACGAGGTCTTTGGGCATCGACCCGCCAGGTGGGCTGCAGATGCTGACGCCCGACCTGGTCAGCGCCTTCCTGCCCGAATACCGCACCGTGCTGCGCTACCGGCCCGGCGGCTTTCCTGGCAATACCCTGCCCAGCCAGGGGCAGGTCGCGCTCTTCAACAGCCGGGACTGCAGCGGCGCTGCGATGGTGGTGGACAACTACGACCTGCCCGGCATCATGGCTGGCGGCCCGCTGGGCGATTTTGACGGCTCGCTGCTGCTCGGCAGCGCCACTTCGGCCACGGTTTACTCGGCAATGTCCAAAAACGGGGAGCACCAGAAGCTGGACCGCTCGGGATGCATCGTTGCAGGCTGGGGCAGTTCGGGCTGGAAGGCAGCGTCCCTGGCGATTAATGTGGACACCATCGAGATGGTGATCTCGGGCAACTGCGAGCAGTGCAATCTGGCCGGCATCGACCTGACGGGCCGGTCGCTGCGGAACGTGAAGCTCTACGGCGCCAACCTGAACAACAGCCACCTCAACAACAGCGACCTCTCCGGCGCCGACCTGCGCTACGCCTCGCTGCAGGGCACGCAGTTGCCCAATGCCAACCTGGACGCCGCCAACCTGTGCGCGGCCAACCTCAATGCTGCGCCTTCCAGCGCGGGCTCGTCCAATGTGGCGGCCAACCTCAACGGGGCTTACCTGCGCAATGCCTACCTGTATGGCAGCAACATGGCCGGCGCCAACTTCAGCAATGCAAGTTTTTTCAGCACCAGCGCGGGCGCATGCCAGTCCACGGCCTGCGGCAGCTACCAAAAACCGGCCTGCGCAAGCGCTTTTGGCGCGACGCTTGAAAGCACCAGGTTCAGCAATGCTTACCTGGTGGGCGTGGACATGGGCAACGTGGCCGGCAGCGCCGCCGATTTCAACCATGCCGTTTTAAGCGGCGCGTCGTTTCGCAATGCGACGCTGACACCGGACTTCAATGGCACGGCGGTGAATTTCGGCAACGCTTTTTTGCAGGGCGCCGATTTCACGGGCGCCAATCTCGTCAGCGCGATTTTTACCAACGCCTATGTGGACACCGCCCCGAATGGGGGCTGCATGCAGTTCGAACTGGGCGCGGCCTACACCTCGTTTCCAGGCTTTTCGGTGCCGACGCCACCGGGCAGCGCCACCTGCGCCAGGGCCGCGTCGCCAGCGCCAACCTGCGTCCAGTTCACCTACAACCGGCCCACCATTCTGTCGGCCCAGGTGGACCCGCCGACAACCCCCTTGAGCCAGGCCATTCCCAGGAACAGCAGTTGCTTTGACGCGGCCCCGCTGTGCGGCGATGCATTCACCGGAGTCGGCCCCAATACCTGCTGGTCAACCCCCTGA
- a CDS encoding pentapeptide repeat-containing protein yields MTRSAAGFMLIVCLVLASSCGGGSDASAPAPAEADPVQTASTAVAKINAAQGVLELPLLQSGAALYADVRIRFSLDGNFELLSWRPVTSAVAPVDADLQPQVALADLQRSSQPLKLNIRRLHMDAAVYEAVSVELQNGRWRYPQPLVPATTLTSKDLRANPALFARDDHLVVMESSPGRSEEFSLRLEARRYRFCMDPQDEGADSITLLDASGASLLTIKAGGPCATLQAEQGLYRIRQRYGGTGASRTMFMRRQPAGQAVLTQPPGSQPPLKDAGVEEYWGILASFIDPTTQKASSSGFLGLSGWRPGGPEFPDIQGCVGYIHASVQSLKANHTNSYSASTLLDGLNFFKRINDSQGNPTQLGAPLSCNGGLVGLEASPTLAVALIASGDVLRLTGTIQIDSFSTATNAFILKSVRDGFASQAMGFPYGVNGMVPNRPEELGVLVTLTPDQIAQYQPEYRTVLRYRPGGFAGSSLPGQGQVALFNTQDCSGAAMVVDHYDLPGIMPGGPLGNFDGSLKLGTLTTATVYSAMSQQGEQQHLNRSGCIASGWGSAGWKAASIAINVDTIEMVLSDKKCEQCNLSGIDLTGRSMPDVKLYGANLNNAHLAGSDLSGADLRYASLQGAQLPNANLDAANLCAANLNAAPSTAGVSNVAANLTGAYLRNASLYGSNMAGANFSNASFYSTSQAACQPSDCGAYQKPACANAYGAKLDSAKFSSAYLVGVDMSNVAGSAADFSNAVLNGASFRNATLTPDFNGTPANFSNAFLQGADFTGANLVNPIFTNAYGDANPNGGCMQFELGASYTSFPGFAVPTTPPPSTACVRSAPVQTCVQFTYNKPTLGLVLDPPATPLSQARPKNTSCFAEAPLCGDPFIGVGPNTCWSP; encoded by the coding sequence ATGACACGTTCGGCAGCGGGATTCATGCTGATAGTTTGCCTCGTGCTGGCCAGTTCCTGCGGCGGCGGCAGCGATGCTTCGGCGCCCGCACCCGCCGAGGCTGATCCGGTTCAGACGGCCAGTACGGCAGTGGCAAAAATCAATGCCGCGCAAGGCGTGCTGGAGCTGCCGCTGCTGCAGTCGGGCGCTGCGCTGTATGCCGATGTGCGCATCCGGTTTTCACTCGACGGAAATTTTGAGCTGCTGTCATGGCGGCCGGTCACATCGGCTGTTGCACCCGTGGACGCCGATTTACAGCCGCAAGTTGCATTGGCAGACCTGCAGCGGTCCAGCCAGCCCCTGAAGCTGAACATCCGCCGGCTGCACATGGATGCGGCGGTCTATGAGGCGGTGAGCGTGGAACTTCAAAACGGCCGCTGGCGCTACCCGCAGCCGCTGGTGCCCGCCACCACCCTGACCTCGAAAGACCTGCGCGCCAACCCTGCCCTGTTTGCCCGTGACGACCATCTGGTCGTGATGGAATCGAGTCCCGGCCGGTCGGAAGAATTTTCGCTGCGGCTGGAGGCCAGGCGCTACCGCTTCTGCATGGACCCGCAGGACGAGGGCGCTGACAGCATTACTTTGCTCGATGCAAGCGGCGCCAGCCTGCTGACCATCAAGGCCGGAGGGCCTTGCGCCACCCTTCAGGCCGAACAGGGCTTGTACAGGATTCGCCAGCGCTACGGCGGCACCGGCGCCAGCCGCACGATGTTCATGCGCCGCCAGCCGGCGGGGCAAGCCGTGTTAACCCAGCCGCCCGGCAGCCAGCCGCCGCTCAAGGACGCTGGTGTTGAAGAGTACTGGGGAATTCTGGCCAGCTTCATTGACCCGACGACACAAAAGGCAAGCAGCAGCGGCTTTTTGGGACTGTCGGGCTGGCGGCCTGGCGGCCCGGAGTTTCCCGACATACAAGGGTGCGTGGGATATATCCATGCCTCGGTCCAGTCATTGAAGGCCAACCACACCAACAGCTATTCAGCGAGCACCCTGCTGGATGGACTGAATTTTTTCAAGCGCATCAATGACAGCCAGGGAAACCCCACGCAGCTCGGGGCACCGCTTTCATGCAATGGCGGACTGGTGGGCCTGGAGGCATCCCCAACACTGGCTGTTGCTTTGATTGCCTCGGGTGACGTTCTCCGCCTCACCGGCACAATTCAGATCGACAGTTTTTCCACCGCGACCAATGCGTTCATTTTGAAATCTGTCCGAGACGGCTTTGCATCCCAGGCGATGGGCTTTCCCTACGGCGTCAACGGGATGGTGCCCAACCGCCCGGAGGAACTAGGCGTCCTGGTGACTTTGACGCCCGATCAAATAGCGCAATACCAGCCCGAGTACCGCACCGTGCTGCGCTACCGGCCCGGCGGCTTTGCAGGCAGCAGCCTGCCCGGCCAAGGCCAAGTGGCCTTGTTCAACACCCAGGACTGCAGCGGCGCCGCCATGGTGGTCGATCACTACGACCTGCCCGGCATCATGCCCGGCGGCCCGCTGGGCAATTTTGACGGCTCCTTGAAACTCGGCACCCTGACCACGGCCACGGTCTATTCGGCCATGTCCCAGCAAGGCGAGCAACAGCATTTGAACCGGTCTGGCTGCATTGCATCCGGCTGGGGCAGCGCGGGCTGGAAGGCAGCCTCGATTGCCATCAACGTCGATACCATCGAGATGGTGCTGTCCGACAAGAAGTGCGAGCAGTGCAATCTGTCGGGCATCGACCTGACGGGCAGGTCGATGCCCGACGTGAAACTCTACGGCGCCAACCTCAACAATGCGCATCTGGCCGGCAGCGACCTGTCGGGCGCCGACCTGCGCTACGCCTCGCTGCAGGGCGCGCAACTGCCGAATGCGAATCTGGACGCCGCCAACCTGTGCGCGGCCAACCTCAATGCCGCGCCGTCAACCGCCGGCGTCTCCAATGTCGCGGCCAACCTGACCGGCGCCTACCTGCGCAACGCCAGCCTGTATGGCAGCAACATGGCCGGGGCCAACTTCAGCAATGCGAGTTTTTACAGCACCAGCCAGGCCGCGTGCCAGCCTTCGGACTGCGGCGCCTACCAAAAGCCGGCGTGCGCCAACGCCTACGGCGCCAAGCTGGACAGCGCCAAATTCAGCAGCGCCTACCTGGTGGGCGTGGACATGAGCAATGTCGCCGGCAGCGCCGCCGACTTCAGCAATGCCGTGCTCAATGGCGCATCGTTTCGCAATGCCACGCTGACCCCCGACTTCAACGGCACGCCGGCCAATTTCAGCAACGCCTTCTTGCAGGGCGCCGATTTCACCGGCGCCAACCTCGTCAATCCGATTTTCACCAATGCCTACGGCGACGCCAACCCGAATGGCGGCTGCATGCAGTTCGAACTCGGTGCGTCCTACACCTCGTTTCCCGGTTTTGCCGTGCCGACGACGCCGCCGCCCAGCACCGCATGCGTCAGGTCCGCGCCGGTGCAAACCTGCGTGCAGTTCACCTACAACAAGCCCACGCTCGGCCTGGTGCTGGACCCGCCGGCCACGCCCCTGAGCCAGGCGCGCCCGAAAAACACCAGCTGCTTTGCCGAGGCGCCGCTGTGCGGAGACCCGTTCATCGGGGTTGGTCCCAATACCTGCTGGTCGCCGTGA